Proteins encoded within one genomic window of Bacillus kexueae:
- a CDS encoding dynamin family protein, with protein MSIENMNRFKLIYDKLTNHIISYRFNKIDETLNCTINYLTEYEQLIQNHPGYEYSTILKPFYVELNEFIEKFRSLRKNMYSPFMLFVVGTGNYGKSTLLNALMQQQVADVDFLPKTWKIDIFKASQNNVTLKFKNGEEKIVSIQEAKEFISQEEQKRMKSEKIVSIKYKKFKESGASKEELKEYKLALQQEELYESKLAEVHWPVKSTPLLEKFYLVDTPGLQQRIMGELKVNIREYYHKADGVLWMLDATAISAANSKNLINDLTNYIKDVGQIKPQNIIAVLNKIDLIRNQEGEEGVQRIIQEAKEIYKGFFSKIIPISAEEAFKGYENNDKKLIKESGIERLLLEIEESFLKQSKEVRVESKILSLKSLLKSTSNHLESYITRLEEDENQLKSLINHLNSEMDKREKALLKELDQLLHNHSHKVKSNIQLYAENLFDFENNKGRENYIKNKIFEIGFLSKKIEDLYNKTEKTLKEMFEYYREKAKFTKYKLIEKKEFQGSIQSFSFGKLNFNEENFDTEGLSFVSGTGISIISSIFLGPIGLLLGPLSGILGINKWIAKQFKLGELQINLNSAFNDSINEIQQAYEKYVHEVFTSTRKQVEEIAYTTFSTLHGDARHAEFLIAALKIPLLNIHDLTHHEPNVKNFFTEDVYLKSKDGNVTLK; from the coding sequence ATGTCAATAGAAAATATGAATCGATTTAAATTAATCTATGATAAATTAACAAATCATATTATTTCTTATCGATTTAATAAGATAGACGAGACTTTAAATTGCACAATTAATTACTTAACAGAATATGAACAATTAATCCAAAACCACCCTGGATATGAATATTCAACCATTTTAAAACCTTTTTATGTTGAATTAAATGAGTTTATTGAAAAGTTCCGTAGTCTTAGAAAAAATATGTATTCTCCTTTTATGCTTTTTGTCGTTGGTACCGGTAATTATGGAAAATCAACACTTTTAAATGCACTAATGCAACAGCAAGTTGCAGATGTGGACTTTTTACCCAAAACATGGAAAATAGATATTTTTAAAGCATCACAAAACAATGTAACACTAAAATTTAAAAACGGTGAGGAAAAAATTGTTTCAATTCAAGAAGCTAAGGAGTTTATTAGTCAAGAAGAGCAAAAAAGAATGAAATCGGAAAAGATTGTTTCAATAAAATATAAAAAATTCAAAGAGTCTGGTGCTAGTAAAGAAGAACTAAAGGAATACAAGTTAGCACTTCAGCAAGAAGAATTATATGAATCAAAACTAGCAGAAGTACATTGGCCTGTAAAGTCTACACCACTTCTTGAGAAATTTTATTTAGTAGATACACCTGGCCTTCAACAAAGAATAATGGGTGAGTTAAAGGTAAATATAAGAGAATACTATCATAAAGCTGATGGAGTATTATGGATGTTAGATGCAACTGCTATATCAGCAGCTAATTCAAAAAATTTAATTAACGATCTAACTAACTACATAAAAGATGTAGGACAAATAAAACCACAAAATATTATTGCAGTATTAAACAAAATTGACTTAATTAGAAACCAAGAAGGAGAGGAAGGCGTTCAGCGTATTATTCAAGAAGCTAAAGAGATTTATAAAGGCTTTTTTTCGAAAATCATTCCTATTTCAGCAGAGGAAGCGTTTAAGGGTTATGAAAATAATGATAAAAAATTAATAAAAGAAAGTGGAATTGAGAGACTTCTTTTAGAAATTGAAGAGTCATTTTTAAAACAAAGTAAGGAAGTCCGAGTTGAAAGTAAAATTTTATCTCTCAAATCTTTATTAAAATCTACTTCTAATCATCTCGAAAGTTATATTACAAGACTCGAAGAAGATGAAAATCAACTAAAATCCTTAATTAACCATTTAAACTCAGAAATGGATAAAAGAGAAAAAGCACTATTAAAAGAATTAGACCAACTTTTGCATAATCATAGCCATAAAGTTAAATCAAATATCCAATTGTATGCTGAGAACCTATTTGATTTTGAAAACAATAAGGGAAGAGAAAACTATATTAAAAATAAGATATTTGAAATTGGGTTTCTTTCAAAGAAAATAGAAGATTTATACAATAAAACAGAGAAAACTTTGAAGGAAATGTTTGAATACTATAGGGAAAAAGCTAAGTTTACAAAATATAAACTTATTGAAAAAAAAGAATTTCAAGGGTCAATTCAATCCTTTTCATTTGGTAAGTTAAATTTTAATGAAGAAAATTTTGATACGGAAGGATTAAGTTTTGTTTCAGGTACGGGTATATCTATTATCTCTTCTATTTTTTTAGGTCCAATAGGCCTTTTATTAGGACCTTTATCAGGCATTTTAGGCATCAATAAATGGATTGCAAAACAGTTTAAACTCGGTGAATTACAGATTAATTTAAATAGTGCATTTAACGATTCAATAAACGAAATTCAGCAAGCATACGAAAAGTATGTACATGAAGTATTTACATCTACAAGGAAACAAGTAGAAGAAATTGCATATACAACATTTTCAACTTTACATGGAGATGCTAGGCATGCAGAATTTTTAATCGCTGCACTCAAAATACCCCTTTTAAATATCCACGATTTAACACATCACGAACCTAATGTAAAAAATTTTTTTACAGAGGATGTTTATCTTAAGTCAAAAGATGGGAATGTTACTTTAAAATAA